One genomic segment of Nonomuraea coxensis DSM 45129 includes these proteins:
- a CDS encoding MarR family winged helix-turn-helix transcriptional regulator, translated as MSTPGPGQVLFGFVRYWSRRSQVGDPEVAEQGRLVLVVEAVHALAGRGVPATVNAVAHEIGIDQSGASRLVRSAKEAGYLVMRASEADGRQRRAALTPSGLALLDHAHDWQEQVFDRLTEGWSERRRRDFQQAMTELVERSCVLDE; from the coding sequence GTGAGTACGCCGGGGCCGGGGCAGGTCCTGTTCGGGTTCGTCCGGTACTGGTCGCGCAGGTCGCAGGTGGGCGACCCCGAGGTGGCTGAGCAGGGGCGGCTGGTGCTCGTCGTCGAGGCCGTCCACGCGCTGGCCGGGCGTGGGGTTCCGGCCACGGTCAACGCCGTCGCCCACGAGATCGGCATCGACCAGAGCGGGGCGTCACGGCTGGTCAGGAGCGCGAAAGAGGCCGGCTATCTGGTCATGCGGGCCTCGGAGGCGGATGGGCGCCAGCGTCGGGCGGCGCTCACCCCGTCGGGGCTGGCCCTGCTGGATCATGCCCATGACTGGCAGGAGCAGGTCTTTGACCGGCTGACCGAGGGCTGGAGTGAGCGACGCCGCCGTGACTTCCAGCAGGCGATGACGGAGCTTGTCGAGCGGTCCTGTGTGCTGGACGAGTGA
- a CDS encoding FAD-binding oxidoreductase — protein MNDTPTGTTPTGRPSDGGRTTVRAAGALAVRGRALHPGDEGFEAACSGWLLTVRHRPDVIVEAADADDVAAAVRYAADTGRPVAVQSTGHGVSVPADGAVFIATGRLRELSVDPGAGTARTGAGLRWGEVLAATAEHGLVPLCGSSEQVGVMGYLTGGGLPLACRTYGFAAGHVRSLDVVTADGRLRTVSPESEPDLFWAVRGGKSNFGVVVAAEIELLPLRTIYAGDLRFPVEDAGQAAHVLRSYLAWAKEQPEEMSSSVTLMRFPDAPQLPEEFRGRSLVLVRVVCMGDEERGARLVEPLRALGPGGDTCRAMPYTEITGVYQDPRNPVMVHLRSALTYELDEEAVAELVSFIDPAAPGGPFPGIELRHLGGALDRPPVRPHPVSTQGAAFHLWLRIPAPPDKADEARRTADEVLRRLRRWDTGAQLPGFLFDHDAAPGRVGRAYTEENHRRLTALKAAYDPDHLFRINHTIPPR, from the coding sequence ATGAATGACACCCCCACAGGGACGACCCCGACCGGCCGCCCGAGTGACGGCGGCAGAACCACGGTCCGGGCCGCCGGCGCCCTGGCCGTACGGGGCCGCGCGCTCCACCCCGGTGACGAGGGCTTCGAGGCGGCCTGCTCGGGCTGGCTGCTGACCGTGCGGCACCGGCCCGACGTGATCGTGGAGGCCGCCGACGCCGATGACGTGGCCGCGGCCGTCCGGTACGCCGCCGACACCGGGCGGCCGGTCGCCGTCCAGTCGACCGGGCACGGCGTGTCCGTTCCCGCCGACGGGGCCGTGTTCATCGCCACCGGGCGGCTGCGCGAGCTGTCGGTGGACCCGGGCGCCGGCACCGCGCGGACCGGCGCCGGCCTGCGGTGGGGCGAGGTGCTCGCCGCGACGGCCGAGCACGGTCTCGTGCCGCTGTGCGGCTCCTCCGAGCAGGTCGGGGTGATGGGCTACCTGACCGGCGGCGGGCTCCCGCTGGCCTGCCGCACGTACGGCTTCGCCGCCGGCCACGTCCGCTCGCTCGACGTCGTCACCGCCGACGGCCGGCTCCGCACCGTCTCGCCGGAGAGCGAGCCCGACCTGTTCTGGGCGGTGCGGGGCGGCAAGAGCAACTTCGGCGTCGTGGTCGCCGCCGAGATCGAGCTGCTGCCGCTGCGCACGATCTACGCCGGCGACCTCCGCTTCCCTGTCGAGGACGCGGGGCAGGCCGCCCACGTGCTCCGCTCCTACCTGGCGTGGGCCAAGGAGCAGCCGGAGGAGATGTCGTCCTCGGTGACGCTGATGCGCTTCCCCGACGCGCCGCAGCTGCCCGAGGAGTTCCGGGGCCGTTCGCTCGTGCTGGTCCGGGTGGTCTGCATGGGGGACGAGGAGCGGGGCGCGCGGCTGGTGGAGCCGCTGCGCGCGCTCGGGCCCGGCGGCGACACCTGCCGCGCGATGCCGTACACGGAGATCACCGGCGTCTACCAGGACCCCAGGAACCCGGTGATGGTGCACCTGCGCAGCGCTCTGACGTACGAGCTGGACGAGGAGGCCGTGGCGGAGCTGGTGTCGTTCATCGACCCGGCGGCGCCCGGCGGGCCGTTCCCCGGCATCGAGCTCCGCCACCTGGGCGGGGCGCTCGACCGGCCGCCCGTCCGGCCGCACCCGGTCAGCACCCAGGGCGCGGCCTTCCATCTGTGGCTGCGGATCCCCGCCCCGCCCGACAAGGCCGACGAGGCGCGCAGGACCGCCGACGAGGTGCTGCGGCGGCTGCGGCGCTGGGACACCGGCGCCCAGCTCCCGGGGTTCCTGTTCGACCACGACGCGGCCCCGGGCAGGGTCGGCCGCGCCTATACCGAGGAGAACCACCGGCGGCTGACCGCGCTGAAGGCGGCCTACGACCCGGACCACCTCTTCCGGATCAACCACACCATCCCGCCGCGATGA
- a CDS encoding MarR family winged helix-turn-helix transcriptional regulator, producing MNIPEEAPPRRLRGLPSRLANQAALTANRIVDQALAQAGVRRYHYALLATLEEYGPASQAGLVRRTGIDRSDMVAVVNDLAERDFLSRAPDPEDRRRNVVTITPAGRTQLAELDRLIAAAQQEFLAPLPPADREHLIDLLTRLVEPGP from the coding sequence GTGAACATCCCCGAGGAGGCGCCGCCGCGGCGGTTGCGCGGCCTGCCGAGCCGGCTGGCCAACCAGGCGGCGCTGACGGCCAACCGGATCGTGGACCAGGCGCTCGCCCAGGCCGGCGTCCGGCGCTACCACTACGCCCTGCTCGCCACGCTGGAGGAGTATGGACCGGCCAGCCAGGCCGGCCTCGTCCGCCGCACCGGCATCGACCGCAGCGACATGGTGGCGGTCGTCAACGACCTCGCCGAACGGGACTTCCTCAGCCGCGCGCCCGATCCCGAGGACCGCCGGCGCAACGTCGTCACCATCACCCCGGCGGGCCGCACGCAGCTCGCCGAGCTCGACCGGCTGATCGCCGCCGCCCAGCAGGAGTTCCTCGCCCCGCTGCCCCCCGCCGACCGCGAACACCTGATCGACCTGCTCACCCGCCTGGTCGAGCCGGGCCCCTGA